The DNA region TCACGCGGAACGACACCGCCCACGATCTTGTTGACGAACTCAAAGCCCTTGCCAGCTTCGTTGGGCTCAATTTCAAGCCAGACATGGCCGTACTGACCCCGTCCACCACTCTGGCGGACGAATCGCCCTTCCTGCTTGACGGCCTTGCGAATGGTTTCGCGATAGGCCACCTGAGGTTTGCCGACGTTGGCTTCAACCTTGAACTCCCGAAGCAGGCGATCAACGATGATTTCAAGGTGCAGCTCGCCCATGCCCGAGATAATCGTCTGCGCCGTCTCGGGGTCGTTGTGGACCCGGAAGGTCGGATCCTCTTCAGCCAGCTTGCCGAGCGCAACACCAAGCTTGTCCTGGTCCGCCTTGGTCTTGGGCTCGATGGCCACGTGAATGACAGGCTCCGGGAAATCCATCGCTTCGAGAATGATCGGCGACTTCTCATCACACAAGGTGTCACCCGTCGTCGTCACCTTCAAACCAACGCCCGCAGCAATATCACCACAGAAAATCTCATCAATCTCCTGACGGGTGTTGGCGTGCATCTGAAGAATGCGGCTGATGCGCTCGCGCTGATTCTTGACGGAATTCAACACGTAGCTACCCGAGGACAGCGAACCCGAATACACGCGGAAGAAGGTCAACTTCCCGACGAAAGGGTCCGTGATGATCTTGAACGCCAGCGCCGAAAAGGGTTCGGAGTCAGCTGTGCGACGGCTATCAGCCTCGTCCGTGCCGGGCTTGAGGCCCTTGACGTCTTCAATGTCGGTCGGAGCGGGCAGGAAGTTGATGACCGCATCCAGCATGGGCTGAACGCCCTTGTTCTTGAAGGCGGAGCCGCAGGTCACGGGCACCAGGTTGATCGCCAGGCAACCCTTGCGGAGGCCGCGAATGATCTCATCCGCAGTCAGCTCCTGTCCCTCAAGGTACTTGTTGAGCAGTTCGTCATCCTGCTCGGCCGCCGCCTCGAGCATCTGGTGACGATACTCCTTGGCCTTCTCGAGCAGGTCGGCCGGAATGTCTTCCTCCCGAATGTCCTTGCCCACGTCATCGTAGTAACGGATGGCGCGCATCGAGATCAGGTCCACCACACCGCGGAAGTTCTCTTCAGCCCCGATGGGAATCTGAACGGGAACGGGATTGGCCTTCAGGCGCTGACGCATCTGGTCGAGCACGCGATAGAAATCCGCCCCGATCCGGTCCATCTTGTTGACGAACACCATGCGGGGGACCTTGTACCGGTTGGCCTGGCGCCACACCGTCTCCGTCTGGGGCTGCACACCACCGACCGAGCAGAAAACGGTGACCACCCCGTCGAGCACCCGCAGCGAGCGCTCAACTTCGATGGTGAAGTCCACGTGTCCAGGGGTGTCAATGATGTTGATCCGGTGATCGCGCCACTGGCAGGTCGTCGCAGCCGACGTGATCGTGATGCCACGCTCCTGTTCATGGACCATGTAATCCATGGTCGCCGCACCCTCATGCACTTCACCGATCTTGTGCACCTTGCCGGTGTAATAGAGGATTCGTTCCGTGGTCGTGGTCTTGCCGGCGTCGATGTGAGCCGCAATACCAATGTTACGCGTCCGCTCGAGCGGAAATTGCCTGGGCATCGCTTATCCTTGCAAACGACCCATCCCCGGGGACAGAGGACTGGGGTAAAGGGAAACCAGAACTACCAGCGGTAGTGCGCGAAGGCCTTGTTCGCCTCAGCCATCTTGTGGGTATCTTCCTTCTTCTTGACGGAAGCGCCCACACCGGTGGCGGCATCATTGAATTCGCCCGCCAGCTTCTCGATCATGGATTTACCCGTGCGCTTGCGGGCATTGGCAATCAACCAGCGAATGGCAAGCGCCGTGCCACGGTCAGCCTTGACTTCGACGGGCACCTGATAGGTAGCGCCACCAACGCGACGCGGCTTGACTTCAATCAGAGGGCGAACGTTGTGAACCGCCTTCTGGAACGTTTCCAGCGGCTCCTTGCCCGCCCGGGCAGCGGCGTTATCCAGCGCAGTGTAGAAGATGCGCTCGGCCAGGCTCTTCTTGCCCTGGATCATCATCGTGTTGATGAATCGGGTCACCAGCACGTTGGAGAACACAGGATCGGGGGTAGGGGGACGCTTCGCGATGCGACCACGACGGGACATGAACGTACTTCTCCTCAAACAGTCTCGGCGGACTACTTCTTCTTACCGGCGGCTGCAGCGGCCTGACCCGGCTTGGGACGCTTGGCGCCATACTTTGAACGGCTCTGCATCCGCCCCTTGACACCCGCCGCATCCAGCGTGCCACGAACGATGTGATACCGAACACCGGGCAGGTCCTTCACACGGCCGCCGCGAATCAACACCACGGAGTGCTCTTGAAGGTTGTGGCCCACGCCCGGGATGTAACTCGTCACCTCGATGTGGTTCGTCAATTTGACACGGGCGACCTT from Candidatus Sericytochromatia bacterium includes:
- the rpsL gene encoding 30S ribosomal protein S12: MPTISQLVRKERIKVIVKTKSPALKACPQRRGVCTRVYTTTPKKPNSALRKVARVKLTNHIEVTSYIPGVGHNLQEHSVVLIRGGRVKDLPGVRYHIVRGTLDAAGVKGRMQSRSKYGAKRPKPGQAAAAAGKKK
- the fusA gene encoding elongation factor G; translation: MPRQFPLERTRNIGIAAHIDAGKTTTTERILYYTGKVHKIGEVHEGAATMDYMVHEQERGITITSAATTCQWRDHRINIIDTPGHVDFTIEVERSLRVLDGVVTVFCSVGGVQPQTETVWRQANRYKVPRMVFVNKMDRIGADFYRVLDQMRQRLKANPVPVQIPIGAEENFRGVVDLISMRAIRYYDDVGKDIREEDIPADLLEKAKEYRHQMLEAAAEQDDELLNKYLEGQELTADEIIRGLRKGCLAINLVPVTCGSAFKNKGVQPMLDAVINFLPAPTDIEDVKGLKPGTDEADSRRTADSEPFSALAFKIITDPFVGKLTFFRVYSGSLSSGSYVLNSVKNQRERISRILQMHANTRQEIDEIFCGDIAAGVGLKVTTTGDTLCDEKSPIILEAMDFPEPVIHVAIEPKTKADQDKLGVALGKLAEEDPTFRVHNDPETAQTIISGMGELHLEIIVDRLLREFKVEANVGKPQVAYRETIRKAVKQEGRFVRQSGGRGQYGHVWLEIEPNEAGKGFEFVNKIVGGVVPREYIPAVEKGVEEALGGGVMAGFQLIDVKVTIFDGSYHDVDSNEMAFKIAGSMALKEGAAKANPVLLEPIMKVEVVVPEEYTGDVIGDLQGRRRGVVEGMEVAMGLQTIRLMVPLAEMFGYSTDLRSATQGRGTYSMEPSHYDEVPKNIAEGIIAKVKGVKA
- the rpsG gene encoding 30S ribosomal protein S7 gives rise to the protein MSRRGRIAKRPPTPDPVFSNVLVTRFINTMMIQGKKSLAERIFYTALDNAAARAGKEPLETFQKAVHNVRPLIEVKPRRVGGATYQVPVEVKADRGTALAIRWLIANARKRTGKSMIEKLAGEFNDAATGVGASVKKKEDTHKMAEANKAFAHYRW